CCCCCTGCTTCCAGGTTTTTATTGCCAGCAAGGCCCTCCGGATTCAGGCCTATGGGCGTGCCCTAGCCGCCAGCGCGCGGCGCGGCTGTAGATGTGCGCGTAATGAGCTTATGACTGTATTCCACGCGGGTAATATTTCGGTCAGAGGCCGCACCGCTGATTTTATTGTGCAAAATTTCCAGCGCGTTGCGGCCTTTGTCGCGCATATAATGCTCAACCGTGGTCAGTGCCACGCCCGCAAAACCTGAGGGAAAGATATTGTCAAAGCCGCAAACGCTGTAATCGCCGGGAATGGTAAAACCTGCTCCGCGCACGGCATCTATAACGCCGTAAGCCACCATGTCGTTCACCGCCACAAAGGCGGTGATTTTTTTGTCATCAAGGCACTTGCGCGTCAGTTCAAGACCCACAATGTGTTCTATCTGCAAATTTTCCAGCTCTGTCTCGGGGCTGATATCCCGGCTTTTTACCAGCACCGAGCCTTGCGGGCACAGTTGGGCAAAGGTGTCGCGCAGGCCCTGCAATCGCTGCATGCGGATGGGATTGGCCTGATCCAGCGTGGTGGAAATGTAGGCCAGATGCTGATGCCCCAGATCGTGCATATGCCGGGCAATGAGGCTGCCAGCATCATAATTGTTCAATTCCACCGTATCCACGTTAAGATCCTGCCGCCTGTCGCCAATAACAACCATGGGCAACTTGCGGTCAGCCTTTTCAAGTACTTCTTCCGGATGGGCCAGCATGGCAAAAATAATACCCGCCATGCCCATATTGCGGGCAAGGCGCAGGGCCGCCAGTTCGCTCTCAAGACTGCGGTAGGTGGTATATATGCTGGTGGCATAGCCCTTGAGCGCGGCAGCCTGCTGCATGGCCTGAATAACAGTGGAATAATATGGATTGGTGACGTTAGGGGCCACCACAAGCACTGAGGGAACGTTTGCACACCCCGTTGCCCTTCTTGCACCCCGATAACCCAGGCTTTCCGCTGCCGCAAAGACTGCGGCAATGGTTTCGTCTGCAAACGAAACCCCTTCGCGCCCGTTGAGCACCATTGAGACTGTAGCCTGGGAAACTCCGGCTGCTTTTGCCACATGGGCAAGCGTAACTTTTTTTGCGGCGGTATGCCTGACGCGGCTCTTGCTGCTTGTTTCTGCCGTCATGGCAGCC
This is a stretch of genomic DNA from Desulfovibrio desulfuricans. It encodes these proteins:
- a CDS encoding LacI family DNA-binding transcriptional regulator; translation: MTAETSSKSRVRHTAAKKVTLAHVAKAAGVSQATVSMVLNGREGVSFADETIAAVFAAAESLGYRGARRATGCANVPSVLVVAPNVTNPYYSTVIQAMQQAAALKGYATSIYTTYRSLESELAALRLARNMGMAGIIFAMLAHPEEVLEKADRKLPMVVIGDRRQDLNVDTVELNNYDAGSLIARHMHDLGHQHLAYISTTLDQANPIRMQRLQGLRDTFAQLCPQGSVLVKSRDISPETELENLQIEHIVGLELTRKCLDDKKITAFVAVNDMVAYGVIDAVRGAGFTIPGDYSVCGFDNIFPSGFAGVALTTVEHYMRDKGRNALEILHNKISGAASDRNITRVEYSHKLITRTSTAAPRAGG